The Actinomycetota bacterium DNA segment GTGCAGCTGACCATGGCCCTGGCCCGCGCCTGCGGGCTGCTCGGGCAGGCCCGGGTGGTGGAGCCCGCCGCGGTGTCAGGGGCCGACCTGGCCCGGGTGCACGAGCTCGACTACCTGGCCGGGGTCAAGGCGGCCGGGCAGGGGCGGCCGGAGGCCCGGTTCGGGTTCGGGCCCGGCGACAACCCGCCCTTCGCCGGCATGCACGAGGCGGCCACGCGGGTCTGCGGGGCCACCGTGGCCGCCGCCGAGGCGATCCGCTCCGGCCAGGCCCTGCACGCCTTCTCCCCGGCCGGTGGCCTCCACCACGCCATGCCCGACCGGGCCAGCGGCTTCTGCGTCTACAACGACCCGGCGGTGGCGATCGCCTGGCTGCTCGACCAGGGCGTGGAGCGGATCGCCTACCTGGACGTCGACGTCCACCACGGCGACGGGGTCGAGGCCATCTTCGCCGACGAGCCGAGGGTCCTGACCGTGTCGCTGCACGAGTCGGGCCGCTACCTGTTCCCCGGCACCGGCTTCGCCCACGAGGTCGGCGAGGGCCCGGCCCGCGGCACCATCGCCAACCTGCCCCTGCCCCCCTCGACCACCGACGACCTCTACCTGGCCGCCTTTGACGCGGTCGTGCCGGCGCTCGTCCGCGCCTTCCAGCCCGAGGTGCTGGTCACCCAGCTGGGCTGCGACACCCACTACACCGACCCGCTGGCCCACCTGGGCCTGACCGTCAACGCCTACCGGCAGCTCGCCGCCCGGCTCCACGACCTGGCCCACACGGTGACCGGCGGCCGCTGGCTGGCCACGGGCGGGGGCGGCTACCAGTGGGCGGCGGTGGTCCCGCGGGCCTGGTGCAGCTACCTGGCCGAGATGGTCGGGGCCGAGCTGCCCGAGCGGCTCCCCGAGCCCTACCTGGAGGAGGCGGCCGACCTGTTCGGGGCCGTGCTGGACCCGGACATGGCCGACGAGGTGGTCGCCCTGCGCAGCGAGCACCGCGTCCGGGTCGAGGCCGAGCTCGGCCGGTCCATCGAGGTGGCCAGGAGCAACCTGTTCCCCTTGCACGGTTTGCCCGTCTGACTTCCGGGATCCGGGGCGCAAGTGGCCGAAGGCGATGGCCCCGGATGGATCGGGGGTTCGCGGCAGGCGTTCGCTACCATGGGAGGCCGACCCACGACCGACCGGA contains these protein-coding regions:
- a CDS encoding acetoin utilization protein AcuC encodes the protein MAGPVAVVWDEALAAYDFGPQHPLRPARVQLTMALARACGLLGQARVVEPAAVSGADLARVHELDYLAGVKAAGQGRPEARFGFGPGDNPPFAGMHEAATRVCGATVAAAEAIRSGQALHAFSPAGGLHHAMPDRASGFCVYNDPAVAIAWLLDQGVERIAYLDVDVHHGDGVEAIFADEPRVLTVSLHESGRYLFPGTGFAHEVGEGPARGTIANLPLPPSTTDDLYLAAFDAVVPALVRAFQPEVLVTQLGCDTHYTDPLAHLGLTVNAYRQLAARLHDLAHTVTGGRWLATGGGGYQWAAVVPRAWCSYLAEMVGAELPERLPEPYLEEAADLFGAVLDPDMADEVVALRSEHRVRVEAELGRSIEVARSNLFPLHGLPV